Proteins co-encoded in one Streptomyces sp. NBC_01283 genomic window:
- a CDS encoding glycoside hydrolase family 127 protein: MPDLTPSLQPTPSPQPTATATAAAAPLGPIRLRSHAHTALRPAATARITGGFWAARRHINATVSIPQGPERLEKAGNLANLRTAAGSSEESEESEDPEGSDSAGAFSGDFPFQDSDVHKWLEAASWQLADDPGHSGLAAEVRRLVSLVATAQGPDGYLQTYYQVAHPDRRWSELDWGHELYCAGHLIQAAVAHHRATGRRELLDVALRFATYIDSVFGTDGTDGTDGADGTDRSDGKSGGICGHPEIETALVELYRETGERRFLDLAGDFTDRRGHGLLAEGVDRARDPGPAYWQDHLPVREAPTVTGHAVRQLYLLAGATDLAMETGDEALRESLERLWHAMAATKTYLTGGVGARHEGEAFGEPFELPPDRAYAETCAAIASVQWSWRMALLTGETRYSDLVERTLYNGFLSGVALDGDRWLYVNPLQVRDDHEDHPGDRTARRTPWFRCACCPPNVMRLLASLPHYVASGDADGLQLHQYATGSYATDPADTAGGGAVTVETDYPWKGRVTVTVDAAPADRDWTLSLRIPSWCAEFTVAAPDRQNRTEADGGWLRIRRRWLPGERVVLDLALDVRLTEPDPRVDAVRGCLAIERGPLVYCLESADQQAGLRLDEVTLVPAARTVAEHRPDLLGGVTVVTTTGHRRSDGAPTPLTAVPYHAWANREDGAMRVWIPREVPG, translated from the coding sequence ATGCCCGATCTCACGCCCTCGCTCCAACCCACTCCCTCGCCCCAGCCCACAGCCACAGCCACAGCCGCAGCCGCGCCTCTGGGACCGATCCGCCTTCGCTCCCACGCCCACACCGCCCTGCGCCCGGCCGCCACCGCCCGGATCACCGGCGGCTTCTGGGCCGCCCGGCGGCACATCAACGCCACGGTGAGCATCCCGCAGGGGCCTGAGCGCCTCGAAAAGGCGGGAAACCTTGCCAACCTCCGTACGGCGGCGGGGAGTTCCGAGGAATCGGAGGAGTCGGAAGACCCGGAGGGTTCGGACAGTGCGGGAGCCTTCAGCGGGGACTTCCCGTTCCAGGACTCCGACGTCCACAAGTGGCTGGAGGCCGCATCCTGGCAGCTGGCCGACGATCCCGGCCACAGCGGACTCGCCGCAGAGGTGCGACGGCTGGTGTCACTCGTCGCCACGGCCCAAGGACCCGACGGCTATCTCCAGACCTACTACCAGGTCGCCCACCCCGACCGGCGCTGGAGCGAGCTCGACTGGGGCCATGAGCTGTACTGCGCGGGACATCTGATCCAGGCAGCCGTCGCCCACCACCGCGCCACCGGCCGCCGCGAACTCCTCGACGTGGCGCTCCGGTTCGCCACGTACATCGACTCCGTCTTCGGGACGGACGGGACGGACGGGACGGACGGCGCGGACGGGACGGACAGGTCAGACGGGAAGAGCGGCGGGATCTGCGGGCACCCGGAGATCGAGACCGCTCTGGTGGAGCTGTACCGCGAGACCGGTGAGCGACGCTTCCTCGATCTCGCGGGCGACTTCACCGACCGTCGCGGCCACGGGCTGCTCGCGGAGGGCGTCGACCGCGCCCGCGATCCGGGCCCGGCGTACTGGCAGGACCACCTCCCCGTACGGGAGGCGCCGACCGTCACGGGGCACGCCGTGCGTCAGCTGTATCTGCTGGCCGGGGCCACCGACCTGGCCATGGAGACCGGCGACGAGGCACTGCGGGAGTCCCTGGAGCGGCTGTGGCACGCCATGGCCGCCACCAAGACCTACCTCACGGGCGGCGTCGGCGCGCGCCACGAGGGCGAGGCGTTCGGTGAGCCCTTCGAGCTGCCGCCGGACCGGGCGTACGCGGAAACCTGCGCGGCCATCGCCTCCGTGCAGTGGTCCTGGCGGATGGCTCTGCTGACGGGCGAAACCCGGTACTCCGACCTCGTCGAGCGCACCCTCTACAACGGTTTCCTGTCCGGCGTCGCCCTCGACGGCGACCGCTGGCTGTACGTCAACCCGCTCCAGGTGCGTGACGACCACGAGGACCACCCCGGCGACCGGACGGCCCGCCGCACACCGTGGTTCCGCTGCGCATGCTGCCCGCCCAACGTCATGCGCCTGCTGGCCTCGCTCCCCCACTATGTGGCGAGCGGCGATGCGGACGGCCTGCAGCTGCACCAGTACGCGACGGGTTCGTACGCGACGGACCCAGCGGACACAGCCGGGGGCGGAGCGGTCACCGTGGAGACGGACTACCCGTGGAAGGGCCGCGTCACGGTCACCGTCGACGCGGCACCGGCGGACCGCGACTGGACGCTTTCGCTGCGCATCCCTTCCTGGTGCGCCGAGTTCACGGTGGCCGCACCGGACCGGCAGAACCGCACGGAGGCGGACGGGGGATGGCTGCGGATACGCCGCCGCTGGCTGCCGGGCGAGCGCGTCGTCCTCGACCTCGCCCTCGACGTGCGCCTCACGGAGCCCGATCCACGGGTGGACGCCGTGCGCGGCTGCCTCGCCATCGAGCGCGGGCCCCTGGTGTACTGCCTGGAGAGTGCCGATCAGCAGGCGGGCCTGCGCCTCGACGAGGTGACGCTGGTCCCCGCCGCACGCACGG